A single genomic interval of Prionailurus viverrinus isolate Anna chromosome A2, UM_Priviv_1.0, whole genome shotgun sequence harbors:
- the LOC125153423 gene encoding ral guanine nucleotide dissociation stimulator-like, giving the protein MFSCCFPRYRGSGCQKPQCAGLLRCWRGFLNPRWQCLRMFSRRSHKSHMPQMEDKLNESPCSTSLKERRKPHAIRTKPRWLRGMNISPMPDNENREEGTIEGGWMLLEQRVEHLVPAFLGRDPSYLFTFLRTYKTFATTQQVLEILFMRYGCFHSEAEEDGGPREQEKLAISSILGTWLDHYPEEFFRPPDFTSLKLLRAYVRAHMPGSELQRRARLLYSWRKHPLAAALEPRPDVPRERAPAISGVPTAASRPRLPEATSSPGAQRVRESETLTAASPPGQEVLPALADSQELEEPPAPLVAPEHEQPPAPAGGVTERLEQPPAAAEQPASAPQQRLMSAAAPQDEFPDLVIVFFIISVVVIAKLNDWADSNILTLIIVQKGTCVPKLSLSVGVYT; this is encoded by the exons ATGTTCTCTTGTTGTTTTCCCAGGTACCGGGGCTCTGGATGCCAGAAACCCCAGTGCGCAGGATTACTCAGATGTTGGAGAGGTTTCCTTAACCCACGCTGGCAATGCCTCAGGATGTTTTCCAGGAGGTCACATAAG AGCCACATGCCACAGATGGAGGACAAGCTGAATGAGAGCCCCTGCTCTACTTccctgaaggaaagaaggaagccccATGCCATCAGGACGAAGCCCCGCTGGCTCAGG GGTATGAACATCTCACCCATGCCCGACAATGAGAACCGTGAGGAAGGGACCATCGAAGGAGGCTGGATGCTACTGGAACAGCGAGTGGAGCACCTGGTACCTGCTTTCCTGGGTAGAGACCCCTCCTACCTCTTCACATTCTTGAGAACATACAAAACTTTTGCTACCACCCAGCAGGTCCTGGAAATACTGTTTATGAG ATACGGATGCTTCCATTCAGAGGCTGAGGAGGATGGCGGACCCCGGGAGCAGGAGAAACT GGCCATCTCCTCcatcctgggcacctggctggatcactACCCCGAGGAATTTTTCCGGCCTCCAGACTTCACCAGCTTGAAGCTGCTGCGGGCGTATGTAAGGGCCCACATGCCGGGCTCCGAGCTGCAGCGCCGCGCCCGCCTTCTCTACTCATGGCGGAAACACC CTTTGGCAGCAGCTCTAGAGCCCCGTCCAGACGTGCCTCGGGAGCGAGCCCCCGCTATCTCTGGGGTGCCCACTGCAGCCTCGCGGCCCAGGCTGCCTGAAGCCACCAGTTCTCCTGGAGCTCAGCGGGTACGAGAATCGGAGACCCTCACTGCAGCGTCCCCACCAGGGCAGGAGGTACTCCCAGCTCTGGCTGACAGTCAGGAGCTGGAAGAGCCACCTGCCCCTTTGGTGGCCCCAGAGCAtgagcagcccccagccccagccggcGGGGTCACGGAACGGCTGGAGCAACCACCTGCTGCAGCTGAGCAACCAGCCTCAGCTCCCCAACAGCGGCTCATGTCGGCTGCAGCCCCACAGGATGAATTCCCTGACCTTGTCATTGTGTTCTTTATCATTTCTGTAGTTGTTATAGCG AAACTGAATGACTGGGCCGATTCCAATATTTTGACTCTCATCATTGTACAGAAAGGTACATGTGTACCgaaactctccctctctgtagGCGTGTACACCTAG